TCCGGGCAAGCGATCAGCGTTTGCAAAGGTACTCCGGCTGATCAAACCACTGATGATGAAGCTTTCGCCCGGTGCGAGCTGGATAGAGGTGTCGGTTCGACGAACATTAAGTGATGGAACGGATACGCCACTGGCCTGGACGCCGCTGGTGAAATCCAAGTCGCTGACTTCAGGAGCAACTTTCAGCATGATGCTGTCTTCGCTCAATACAGTGGGAGTGAGTTGAAGCCGAACGCCGAATTGTTTGTACTCAATCTGAACTTGTCCATCCCGGTTTGATACCGGATACGGAAATTCACCACCCGCCAGGAATGTTGCCGTTTGCCCGGAAAGGCTGACCAGTGAGGGTTGCGCCAGTGTGTAAGCATAGCCATTGCGCGACAAGGCGTTAATCGCGGCTTTGAAATTACCGGTATCATGGCCGACCAGAATAGAAGACGATGTGCTTCCGTTCGTCGTGTAGCCAATCAGCTGCCCAAGAGGAGTGGGGTCGAGAATCGATAGCAAGCTGCTTGAGCCACCGGCTGCTGATGTATCGCCGCCTACATACGAGAGCGCTGTGCCAATTTGTTTCAATTCCGAGCGGCTGAATTCAACAATTCGAATATCGGTCTGGACCTGAATGGCACCGGTTTGATAGGTGTTGTCCAGCGAGGTAGGGCCGCCAGCAGTCAGCAGGCGGTCATGCTGCTCAAGAGACTGGGTTTGGCCTTCCAGACTGACAAATCCGCCGCTGGCATCTACGGCAACCCCATTGCGGGCATTAGCAGGCAGGGATGGAATGACATCGATCTTGAATTCGGTCGGCTCACGTCCGCCTTGCCATAGTAATAACGACGTAGAGCCGGCTTGTTTTGCGGTGATTAAGAATTCTCTGGAGTTGAGAACTTTCAGTGTCGCGATTTCCGGCCGACCAATGGCGCTGCGCTTTACACTGTACTTTGTTGTGAGCATCTGCTGCTCGCCAGCTTCCAGTCGCAATGTTTTGAACGGGGCCGCACTAGCCGCCGATATCAGGCTAAACAGTAGGGCAATGATCGCTCCCTGTTTCATGACAGATACTCCATATCGATAGTCGATTCGACGCATTATTGGCTCACCCGGATGGTTTCAACTTTGTCGCCGTTATATACATAAACAGATTTCGGTGGTGGTGCAGGCTTGAAGCCGGTAACCGCGCGCATGAGTGTTGCTTTGTCTTCGGCAGCATCCTCAGGAAGTTGCTCGCCTTCTTCTAGCGCTAAGACGTCGGCTTCACCGATTGCCGACAGGCGAAGGTCACCATTGTGCTCGGCCAACACGAGAATATTGATATCGTCGATAGCCACTTCGAGCACCGCTGATCGACTGCGCTTGCCGGTATCCTTGTTAGCCGCTTTGTTATCGCTTTCGGGGCTCATCTGGCTTTCGCCTTCAATCTCTGCACCGTAGGCAATCAGGCGGATATTACGCAGAATGCGCCGAGCCATACTTTTGTCGTTGGTTTCCTTGCTCGCCCGGCTGTTGAAAATGACATCAACGTAGTCACCGGGCTTGAGGAAGCCACCGGTACCAATGACTTCGTCGACTTTCACTGCGATGGCGCGATGCCCCGGACGAATTTGCGTGGCGAGTTCACTATCGTCCTCGAAGTCTGTCGTGCGTATGACTGCGCCCTTGAAAATATCGCGCTCGCTGCGTCGATTGATGAGTTCGGCAGGGGTGTTGAAGCTGCCTTCGACGGTGATGGCGTAGGGCACCTGCATCAGATCTTCTTCGGTGAGCTGCTCACCTTTGCGGATGTCCCGAGTCGCGATCATTAGCTTTTGGGCGTAAGTGTATGAATCGGCAGCCGTTGCCGCTGACTTACGTTGCACTTGCCGCTGTGCATCCTCCTGACTGATGCGATAGCCAATAACGCCCATAACAACTGCGCTGATGATAAGCAGTGCCGCGATGATTTTCAGAGTCCTTGCTTGCATGGGTATATCCCTTAAAGCATTTGATATCAAAGTGATTTTTGGGTAGTTCAAGCTGCGAAGTGCCAGCTTATGTCACACTATTTGTCCCTGATGCTAGATTGTGTGACCTTGTGTCGATATAGGGGGTCGTACGTATACTTCCCTGTAAACGTGCTCTGTGTCACATGCGCAAGCTGGCAATGCCAACCAGCCTTTCCGGTAGGTCTGGAATTTCGCCTACAAGAGGGAGGGTGATACCGTTAAGTAATGGCGCGGCCCCCAACCTGACCTTACACAGCATTTCTGCATTACAAGCAAAAAAGTCGTCAGCCGAAATGGCTTCGCTGATAACTGAGGCGGCGAGCCAATCGAGTGATTGTTGCACTTGCGCAGTGACGACAGGCTTCAATTCAGCTTCAGTGCATGTTGAGGCGGCGCATTCGGCTGCCAATGCAGCCCTTAGAGCATCCTCCGCCGCATAGGTGAAACTTTGCATCATTAAAAATGCGGTGCCGTAGCAGATGATGCCGTAGATAATGGCGAAAAAAACGGGGAAGATCAGCGCGAATTCAATGGCTACCACACCGCGCATTTGTTGTAGCCCGGCCCCCATTTGCTGTAATCGCCCTGCGGAGACTTTGGTTCCTGACATCGCTCCTCCTGCCCTAGTAGCTTGTCAATAGCGTTAACCATTGCGTGAATATCGCGCCGACGAAAACGGCAGTACCCAAAGGCATTCGCGACAATAGCTTTGTGTTTGTCTTTTCTACCTTGCTGCATGAGTGTCGGCTAACCCGCTTTTTGAGCGATAGCATGCCTAAGAACAGCAGTAACAGCGTTATCCCAGATCCCAAGGTCCACAAGAAAAACGTCGGTGACCAGCAAAGCGACAAGCCGCAAAAAAGCTTGATATCACCTGCGCCCACATTTCCCGTGAAGTACCCGGGCAGGAACAAAATTGCGGTAAGTACTAAATTAACCGCAATAAAAACTGTCGAACTCCCGTCATCCAACAGATGCAGCAAGGCCGCATTTACAGCTATCAGCAGGTTAAGCTGATTCGAAATGCGGCGCTCCCTGAAATCTGAGATGGCAACCAATAGCAGCAGTGAGTACAGCGAGATTTCTGCTACGACGGCCATCAGCCAGGCCTGTAGAAGCTGACAGGGGCTTTAGCCCCTGTCATCAGGCGTTGTCAATTGACGTGTTAATGTCTGTGAAGATACCTTGCAAGTCGAGCAGACCTACAGCAGCGATGATCGCTACGATAAGTACCGCCGCCATAATGGCGTACTCGATGGCGCTTGCGCCTTCTTCATCTTTGCGGAACTTGGTAATACCTTTAGAAATAAGCTTCAACATCATGGGCTCTCCATTGATAAAATTAGGCAGGCCGATGCAAAGAGGACATCCTGTCGACCATGTGTGTAATGTCGTACTTGCACAGATTAAAGGAAATAGGTACTTGCCGTAGTGAGACTAAAATTGCCAATAATGGGTAGCGTCTGTGCACACTGACTCTTCTATAAAAGAACAAAAGGTGTTGATACGCAAGAAGGCGATGGATCTTTTAGCCCGTCGTGAGCACAGTTTTTATGAGCTGTATCGCAAACTGCGTGTTCGATATCCCGATGAAGGCCTTGAGGGCCTGCTGGAGGAGGCCATTCAGCGCCTGGCTGACGAGGGCTTGCAGTCTGATGAGCGATTTGCTGAAAGCTATCTTCGCCTGAGGGTTGGGGCAGGATTCGGGCCTCAGCGAATACGCATGGAGTTGCGTGACAGGGGGATAGAAGACGGTCTGATAAGTCGGGTTGTTGAACACAGCGGTGAAGATTGGCTGCTGCGGGCCTGTGAGGTTTATGAGAAAAAATTTGGCAATGATCCGGTGAATGAGCGCCGTGAACTGGCAAAGCGCCAGCGGTTTTTGCATTATCGTGGCTTTAGCCCGGAGTTGATCCGTCAGGTCGTGGACGGATGAGCACTGTCATGGTCAACATGGCGAAAAGGGCTCCATTTGTTTTAAAGGACTGCGTTTATATGAAGAAGTTAATCATTGCCCTGTTACTTTCCTGCGGTGTTGTTCAGGCTCAGGCAAGCGAGGGACTCAATAGCGATGGTATCCAGGCATTGGCGGACCAGTTGTCGCTGAATGAGGCGCAGCGTGAAAAGGTGAATGTGCTCATTTTGCGTTACGCAGAGCAGGCGGCAGCCCTGCAGAAGGAAAGTGTGGCACTGCGCCAACAGATGCAGGCTCTCCCTTTGACTGAGCTTAGCCGGGATACGATCAAACAGCTTAGTCAGCGCGCTGGGTCCGTGGCGGCAAGACACACCGGTGCTGTGCTTCAGACCCAATTAGAGTTTTACAAAGTGCTCAATGCGTCTCAAAAGGCGGAATATGCTGAGTTGCGCAAGCAGGGGAAGGCTAAGAGCAACAAATAGCCCCCCGCCTGTAAAACACTGGCCAGGGGGCGATTCGTCATAGTTTCTGTATGCTGAAGCCCCCGTCGCGGAGCCACTCTTCCAGCTGCTCCGCGCGGCTGGCGTTACTCAATACCGCAATACTTGGCTCGACACCTTCCAGATACTGTTTGGTCACACGTTTCAGATCATCGCCGGAGACCGCCAGCACGCGTTGACGGAATCGACGGCGATCCTCCAGATTGCGGCCGAAAATACGGTTGTGATAGTCCTGTTTGGCCTCACCGGCCGGTGACCCCGGGCGGTCGATGCTGCCGACAACACCCAGAATGGATTGCTCAAGCGCGTCCTCTGAAACCGGGGTCTCCAGCATCCAGTTGATTGCTGAGCGGAAGTCGTCGAGGGTTTCCTGCAGGCGAGGGTCGCGGTAAGAGTAGAAACGGAATGCCGCGATGTTGGAGTCTTGTGACGCGCCGCCGCCATAGGCGCCACCCTGTTCGCGGATGCAGCGATGCAGTATGCCGTTGCGCAGATAGACTGCCAGCACGCTGAGGGCCGCTGCGTCAGGGTGATCGGACGGCACAGTGGGGTAGGCGCTGGCACAGAAATTGACTTGGGAGTTGGCGCACCAGAACTCTCTGCGTTGGCCGCGAACGGTCGCCAGCTGCAGCGGCGCCTGCGAAGAGGCTTGGAAGTCTGCCCAGATCGCGGCAAGCCCGGGATTGTGTTCGTCGAAGCCGTGTTGTTCGGCAACAATCAACAGGCGTCGCTGCGCGGCGAGCAGTTTTTGGTGCAATGCGGTGAGTTGCTGGCCTACGCCTTGTTTGCCATCTTCGCTTTTCAGGGAGTCGTCGATTGCCTTTAGTGCGCGGATTCCTTGGAGGCCGGCGAGTTTCTGGTTGAGTTCGGCAATCGGGCTCATGCCGCCGCAGGCGGCAGCCATTGCGAGCCCGTGCCCGTTGCCGGTGATGGATGACTCCCGGCGAGCCCGAATGTGCGCCACAATGTCAGTGATGCGCTCCACTTCGTCGAAACGCAGCTTTTCCAGTGTGTCGCGCATCAGTTGTGCTTGTTCACTGCTGTTGCGCAGTAAGGCTTTCGATGACAGGACCAGGAAGGCCTTCATCTGCTGTTCATCGCCGATATCGCCCCGCATGCTGGTGTAAGCAGAAATGCCCCCGCATACAGCGGCCTGACGAGCTTGCACCTGCAGGTAACTCTCATCGCCAAGGCCAAGCTCTGTCAGGGTCTGGGTGTAGATTGGCAGCAGGCTCAACTCTGCATCGTCAAGCTGGGGAAGCTCGATGAGCAGTTGCTGGTAGATCAATCCATTGGTGCCGCTGGGATAGAAGGTGTAAGGCAGATTGCCGAAACGGTCGTCGCCGTAGTCCAGTACGGGCATGTCTGGCGCCACATCTTCGAGCCCGACTTTGGGCAGAATGCTTTCATCTTCCTGTTGGGTTTGGCGTGTTTCCAGCGCCGCAGCCTGCTCGATAATGGCCTGTTTTTGCTCGTCGCTGAGACCGGCCTTGATATCGGCAAGGCGCAGCTTTTCCGCCTGCTCTGCGCGCTGCTGGTATTGGGCGTCGGGGCTGAATACCAGTGTTACCCGGTGAGGGTTGTCGATAAGTTGTTGCAGCAATCCAGTGATATAGCTTGGCTGAGCGATTTTCTCACGCAGACGCGCCAGCGCGGGATCGAGATTCAGCGCTGACACAGGGTCGCCGCGGTGGGTTGCTGAGCCGAGGGCATTCAGAATCAGCTGCAGGCCGTAGGGGTAGCTGTCACCACTGATTTCCCGCTGCTGTAGCTCAATCTGGTGGAGCACCGACTCCACTTGTCCGGCGTCCACACCTTCGTCAATGAGCCGCTGCAGCGTGCTGAGGATCAAGTCCTCAACGGCGGTCATCTGCTCGGGATCACTGCCCTCAAGACCGCAGGCAAACACCATCTCACGCATGGAGTCTTCCAGTCCGCACATGGGAGACGGCGAACTGCCGAGCGAGCTGGTTTCCAGCGCGTGCAGCAATGGGCTTGCGCTGTTGTCGAGTAAAATGCCCGCCAGCAACTGGGCTTCCAGTGCGGTGTCCAGGTCGTTGCTCTGGCCCAGCAGCCAGGCCATCACGATATGGGTTTTGCCTTGAGGGTCCTCGTCGGCGGGCAGGGGATAGGCTTCCTGAGCGCGAATTGGCGCGTGATAGCGCTTTTCCCTCGGTACGGAGATATCGTCGTTCAGCGCCTCAAAGCGAGACAGCGCCAGCTCTTCAAAGCGAGACTGCAATTCCACGGCAGGTGTGTCGCCAAAGCTCATGAAGATGGCGTTGCTGGGATGGTAATGACTCTCGTAGAAGGCCTTGAGTTGTTCATAACTCAAGTCGGGAATCGCTTCAGGGTCGCCGCCGCTGTTGTAGTGATAGGTGACTGTCGGAAACAGGTATTTGCAGAGCGTGTGCCACAGGCGGCTCGGGATGGAGCTCATAGCGCCTTTCATTTCGTTGAATACCACGCCTTTGAAGACCAGCTCCGAGTTCGGGTTGCCGGGTTCGGCGAAATCAAGGCGATGGCCTTCCTGAGCGAAGTCCAGCGGGTGGAGGCGAGAGAAGAACACCGCATCCATGTATACCTGTAGCAGGTTGTCGAAATCCTTGCGGTTGCTGCTGGCAAAGGGAT
The window above is part of the Spongiibacter tropicus DSM 19543 genome. Proteins encoded here:
- a CDS encoding type II and III secretion system protein family protein; translated protein: MKQGAIIALLFSLISAASAAPFKTLRLEAGEQQMLTTKYSVKRSAIGRPEIATLKVLNSREFLITAKQAGSTSLLLWQGGREPTEFKIDVIPSLPANARNGVAVDASGGFVSLEGQTQSLEQHDRLLTAGGPTSLDNTYQTGAIQVQTDIRIVEFSRSELKQIGTALSYVGGDTSAAGGSSSLLSILDPTPLGQLIGYTTNGSTSSSILVGHDTGNFKAAINALSRNGYAYTLAQPSLVSLSGQTATFLAGGEFPYPVSNRDGQVQIEYKQFGVRLQLTPTVLSEDSIMLKVAPEVSDLDFTSGVQASGVSVPSLNVRRTDTSIQLAPGESFIISGLISRSTFANADRLPGLGDIPILGALFRSTRFEQEDKELLMIVTPHLVKPIAKDAELPELPGETYSNYAPSFTDMLFRDMDKEAVNRASSKTRKSDVGFAN
- the cpaB gene encoding Flp pilus assembly protein CpaB — its product is MQARTLKIIAALLIISAVVMGVIGYRISQEDAQRQVQRKSAATAADSYTYAQKLMIATRDIRKGEQLTEEDLMQVPYAITVEGSFNTPAELINRRSERDIFKGAVIRTTDFEDDSELATQIRPGHRAIAVKVDEVIGTGGFLKPGDYVDVIFNSRASKETNDKSMARRILRNIRLIAYGAEIEGESQMSPESDNKAANKDTGKRSRSAVLEVAIDDINILVLAEHNGDLRLSAIGEADVLALEEGEQLPEDAAEDKATLMRAVTGFKPAPPPKSVYVYNGDKVETIRVSQ
- a CDS encoding TadE/TadG family type IV pilus assembly protein — encoded protein: MSGTKVSAGRLQQMGAGLQQMRGVVAIEFALIFPVFFAIIYGIICYGTAFLMMQSFTYAAEDALRAALAAECAASTCTEAELKPVVTAQVQQSLDWLAASVISEAISADDFFACNAEMLCKVRLGAAPLLNGITLPLVGEIPDLPERLVGIASLRM
- a CDS encoding prepilin peptidase; translated protein: MAVVAEISLYSLLLLVAISDFRERRISNQLNLLIAVNAALLHLLDDGSSTVFIAVNLVLTAILFLPGYFTGNVGAGDIKLFCGLSLCWSPTFFLWTLGSGITLLLLFLGMLSLKKRVSRHSCSKVEKTNTKLLSRMPLGTAVFVGAIFTQWLTLLTSY
- a CDS encoding Flp family type IVb pilin, giving the protein MMLKLISKGITKFRKDEEGASAIEYAIMAAVLIVAIIAAVGLLDLQGIFTDINTSIDNA
- a CDS encoding regulatory protein RecX translates to MLIRKKAMDLLARREHSFYELYRKLRVRYPDEGLEGLLEEAIQRLADEGLQSDERFAESYLRLRVGAGFGPQRIRMELRDRGIEDGLISRVVEHSGEDWLLRACEVYEKKFGNDPVNERRELAKRQRFLHYRGFSPELIRQVVDG
- a CDS encoding Spy/CpxP family protein refolding chaperone; translation: MSTVMVNMAKRAPFVLKDCVYMKKLIIALLLSCGVVQAQASEGLNSDGIQALADQLSLNEAQREKVNVLILRYAEQAAALQKESVALRQQMQALPLTELSRDTIKQLSQRAGSVAARHTGAVLQTQLEFYKVLNASQKAEYAELRKQGKAKSNK
- a CDS encoding insulinase family protein, yielding MSFIANTDAHPAFDIIQSEEIDALNVTLTEYRHRKTGASHYHIAADNPENVFLVALRTVPHDSTGVAHILEHTALCGSEKYPVRDPFFMMIRRSLNSFMNAFTSSDWTAYPFASSNRKDFDNLLQVYMDAVFFSRLHPLDFAQEGHRLDFAEPGNPNSELVFKGVVFNEMKGAMSSIPSRLWHTLCKYLFPTVTYHYNSGGDPEAIPDLSYEQLKAFYESHYHPSNAIFMSFGDTPAVELQSRFEELALSRFEALNDDISVPREKRYHAPIRAQEAYPLPADEDPQGKTHIVMAWLLGQSNDLDTALEAQLLAGILLDNSASPLLHALETSSLGSSPSPMCGLEDSMREMVFACGLEGSDPEQMTAVEDLILSTLQRLIDEGVDAGQVESVLHQIELQQREISGDSYPYGLQLILNALGSATHRGDPVSALNLDPALARLREKIAQPSYITGLLQQLIDNPHRVTLVFSPDAQYQQRAEQAEKLRLADIKAGLSDEQKQAIIEQAAALETRQTQQEDESILPKVGLEDVAPDMPVLDYGDDRFGNLPYTFYPSGTNGLIYQQLLIELPQLDDAELSLLPIYTQTLTELGLGDESYLQVQARQAAVCGGISAYTSMRGDIGDEQQMKAFLVLSSKALLRNSSEQAQLMRDTLEKLRFDEVERITDIVAHIRARRESSITGNGHGLAMAAACGGMSPIAELNQKLAGLQGIRALKAIDDSLKSEDGKQGVGQQLTALHQKLLAAQRRLLIVAEQHGFDEHNPGLAAIWADFQASSQAPLQLATVRGQRREFWCANSQVNFCASAYPTVPSDHPDAAALSVLAVYLRNGILHRCIREQGGAYGGGASQDSNIAAFRFYSYRDPRLQETLDDFRSAINWMLETPVSEDALEQSILGVVGSIDRPGSPAGEAKQDYHNRIFGRNLEDRRRFRQRVLAVSGDDLKRVTKQYLEGVEPSIAVLSNASRAEQLEEWLRDGGFSIQKL